A single genomic interval of Rhizobium leguminosarum bv. trifolii WSM1325 harbors:
- a CDS encoding transcriptional regulator, AraC family (PFAM: AraC-type transcriptional regulator domain protein; helix-turn-helix- domain containing protein AraC type~SMART: helix-turn-helix- domain containing protein AraC type~KEGG: transcriptional regulator AraC family), with translation MLPNPMKGDRRLSRRGEMVALAGRLAPRHGYNPTALAPVRILRTEAVLHDIPVLYRPGAVFVLQGSKQGILEGEVFLYDEEHYLAVSLPVPFRMTSTASPERPLLAVYVEFDMQMAAEIALQVEKHAELPGDEPRSLVSSRMSGDIEDVLLRLLTALGSSVETDVLGAGILRELHYRVLVGPQGGAMIAALQQKGRSGKIIQSLAWLRENYGLEIAVTDLAREVGMSVPSYHVHFKGLTGNSPMQYVKAMRLHEARLMIARQTRTIADVAASVGYASPAQFSRDFKRHFGRTASEEIKWVQRHLGELGDDHG, from the coding sequence ATGTTGCCAAATCCTATGAAGGGTGATCGCCGCCTATCCAGGCGAGGGGAGATGGTCGCCTTGGCCGGACGTCTCGCCCCCCGTCACGGATATAATCCGACCGCGCTCGCTCCCGTCCGCATATTGCGCACGGAAGCCGTGCTCCACGACATCCCGGTGCTCTATAGACCGGGCGCGGTTTTCGTCCTGCAGGGCAGCAAGCAGGGCATCCTCGAAGGCGAGGTCTTCCTCTATGACGAGGAGCACTATCTGGCGGTGTCGCTGCCCGTTCCATTCCGGATGACGTCGACGGCAAGTCCCGAGCGGCCATTGCTTGCGGTCTATGTCGAGTTCGATATGCAGATGGCGGCCGAGATCGCATTGCAGGTGGAAAAGCATGCCGAACTGCCAGGCGACGAGCCGAGAAGTCTCGTGTCGAGCAGGATGTCCGGTGATATCGAGGATGTCCTGCTGCGCCTGCTGACGGCACTTGGCAGCAGCGTCGAGACGGATGTGCTTGGCGCCGGCATTCTGCGCGAACTGCACTACCGCGTCCTGGTCGGTCCGCAAGGCGGTGCGATGATCGCCGCCCTCCAGCAGAAGGGCAGATCCGGGAAAATCATTCAGAGTCTGGCCTGGCTGCGGGAAAACTATGGCCTGGAGATCGCGGTCACCGATCTGGCAAGGGAGGTGGGCATGAGCGTTCCCTCCTACCATGTCCATTTCAAGGGTCTGACCGGCAACAGTCCGATGCAATACGTCAAGGCCATGCGGCTTCACGAAGCGAGATTGATGATCGCGCGCCAGACGAGAACGATCGCTGATGTCGCGGCTTCGGTCGGCTACGCCAGCCCGGCGCAGTTCAGCCGCGACTTCAAACGGCATTTCGGGCGCACGGCATCGGAGGAGATCAAGTGGGTCCAGCGCCATCTTGGCGAACTGGGTGACGATCACGGCTAA
- a CDS encoding transcriptional regulator, TetR family (PFAM: regulatory protein TetR; HMG-I and HMG-Y DNA-binding domain protein~KEGG: sme:SMa2008 putative transcriptional regulator), with the protein MSQESNATPKKRGRPPSAAAQRRALEAAHEILMAEGFGRMTIEAVAARSGVGKPTIYRSWANAQELAMAALLVNRLPEAEFGGGTAQAALGAQMSGLVTAFASTRGRQITMALAAADPESEFTKAFRNQVILSSRNAGRVILEEALARGEIVPPPDMEALLDMIYGPVFFRLLVGHRPVSPEFGDAIVRTALRAVAPSGV; encoded by the coding sequence ATGAGTCAAGAGAGTAATGCAACACCGAAGAAACGAGGGCGGCCGCCAAGCGCTGCCGCGCAGAGGCGTGCCTTGGAGGCCGCCCATGAAATCCTGATGGCCGAAGGTTTTGGCCGCATGACGATCGAAGCCGTGGCGGCGCGGTCCGGTGTCGGCAAGCCGACGATCTACCGTTCCTGGGCCAACGCGCAGGAACTGGCGATGGCCGCTCTTCTGGTCAACCGGCTACCGGAAGCGGAATTTGGAGGGGGCACGGCGCAGGCGGCTCTCGGGGCGCAGATGAGCGGACTGGTGACTGCCTTTGCGAGCACGCGCGGACGGCAGATCACCATGGCACTTGCGGCCGCCGACCCGGAAAGCGAATTCACCAAGGCCTTCCGCAACCAGGTGATCCTGTCGAGCCGCAACGCGGGTCGTGTCATCCTGGAGGAGGCTCTGGCTCGGGGAGAGATCGTTCCGCCGCCTGATATGGAGGCGCTGCTCGACATGATCTACGGACCGGTCTTCTTCCGGCTGCTGGTCGGCCATCGCCCGGTCTCGCCGGAGTTCGGCGATGCGATCGTTAGGACCGCGCTGCGGGCCGTTGCACCGTCGGGCGTGTGA
- a CDS encoding Glyoxalase/bleomycin resistance protein/dioxygenase (PFAM: Glyoxalase/bleomycin resistance protein/dioxygenase~KEGG: sme:SMa2009 hypothetical protein) gives MPSFARKVSAYFIVKDAARAIDFYKEAFGATEVFRMTDPSDGRIGHAELRFGETMMMLADEYPDFGALSPDTIGGSPVTFHMDTMSTDAALAQALSAGATMLRPATDQSFGERVAQVLDPFGHRWMLSQTIEQVTPEEMQRRWNADISA, from the coding sequence ATGCCGAGTTTTGCCCGAAAAGTGAGCGCCTACTTCATCGTCAAGGATGCGGCGCGGGCCATCGACTTCTACAAGGAGGCTTTCGGCGCCACGGAAGTCTTCCGCATGACCGATCCTTCGGACGGGCGGATCGGCCATGCCGAGCTGCGTTTCGGAGAGACGATGATGATGTTGGCAGACGAATATCCGGACTTCGGCGCCCTGTCTCCCGATACCATCGGAGGCTCGCCGGTGACCTTCCATATGGACACGATGTCGACCGACGCAGCACTGGCGCAGGCGCTGTCGGCCGGGGCGACGATGTTGCGTCCGGCGACCGACCAGAGTTTTGGCGAGCGGGTGGCGCAGGTGCTTGATCCCTTCGGTCACCGCTGGATGTTGTCGCAAACCATCGAGCAGGTCACGCCTGAGGAGATGCAACGCCGCTGGAACGCGGACATCTCGGCGTGA
- a CDS encoding glutathione-dependent formaldehyde-activating GFA (PFAM: glutathione-dependent formaldehyde-activating GFA~KEGG: ret:RHE_CH01040 hypothetical protein), translated as MPIFHAQCTCGALALEVDGDPVHNHVCTCTRCQRASGSALSHNVWFREENVRIISGEYSVWFPQGETTPEVMKAFCRVCGGGGFSKSGTYFPGTVVIAGGTFADPSFPVPDHVHWWDNRPHWLDLAEPIERLAGN; from the coding sequence ATGCCCATCTTTCATGCGCAGTGTACCTGTGGCGCCCTTGCCCTGGAGGTCGATGGCGATCCTGTGCACAACCACGTCTGTACGTGCACGCGCTGTCAGCGTGCATCCGGCAGTGCGCTTTCACACAATGTGTGGTTCCGTGAGGAAAATGTCCGGATTATCTCCGGGGAATATTCCGTCTGGTTTCCGCAAGGCGAGACCACACCTGAGGTGATGAAAGCCTTTTGCCGGGTCTGTGGCGGGGGCGGGTTTTCGAAATCCGGAACATACTTTCCCGGCACTGTCGTCATCGCCGGCGGCACATTCGCCGATCCGTCCTTTCCTGTTCCGGATCATGTTCATTGGTGGGACAATCGCCCGCATTGGCTCGACCTCGCCGAGCCGATCGAGCGTCTTGCGGGAAATTGA
- a CDS encoding conserved hypothetical protein (KEGG: ret:RHE_CH01069 hypothetical protein), producing the protein MPSGLRFATYYQEYRKLFSATCTLDYFGVLATDRSEDLRCSNAELEAFEAGLAAASLGSVTKDRKQSGVAYLIEGENTWMTVVVVGKDLLNVWVETSVLKKP; encoded by the coding sequence ATGCCGAGCGGATTGCGGTTCGCCACGTATTATCAGGAATACCGAAAGCTCTTTTCTGCTACCTGTACGCTCGATTATTTTGGCGTTCTGGCGACGGATCGTTCGGAGGATCTGCGTTGTTCGAACGCTGAGCTCGAAGCCTTCGAAGCTGGGCTCGCGGCAGCCTCGTTGGGTTCAGTCACGAAAGACCGCAAGCAAAGCGGCGTGGCCTATTTGATCGAGGGTGAGAATACGTGGATGACAGTCGTCGTCGTTGGTAAAGACCTGTTGAATGTCTGGGTCGAGACGTCAGTCCTCAAAAAACCCTAG
- a CDS encoding conserved hypothetical protein (KEGG: hypothetical protein), whose translation MTGKNRSKPRSGKHTADAPAVDAFTRSALASDLTWMPDLTAVGKPPLTADAYVEAYLADPGEWYWTTILLHDPSEVVLKRVLAIIDQAQLPGHEKALGQLGAGPLEDMMSEKLLDRLQHWLPFTPAMRHALGLVRMSSEPLVSQKRLKAMLSR comes from the coding sequence GTGACCGGCAAAAACCGTAGCAAACCGCGCTCGGGAAAACACACCGCCGACGCCCCAGCGGTCGACGCGTTCACCCGGAGCGCGCTCGCATCGGATCTGACGTGGATGCCGGATTTGACGGCTGTTGGAAAGCCACCGCTTACCGCTGATGCCTATGTAGAGGCCTATCTCGCAGATCCCGGCGAATGGTATTGGACGACGATTTTACTGCACGATCCGAGCGAGGTCGTCTTGAAACGAGTGCTCGCCATTATCGATCAAGCCCAATTGCCTGGCCACGAAAAAGCGCTCGGCCAATTGGGCGCCGGCCCGCTCGAGGACATGATGTCGGAGAAGTTGCTGGATCGTCTGCAACATTGGCTGCCCTTCACACCGGCCATGCGCCATGCGCTCGGTCTGGTTCGAATGTCCAGCGAACCTCTTGTCTCGCAAAAGCGACTGAAGGCGATGCTCTCGCGGTAG
- a CDS encoding dienelactone hydrolase (PFAM: dienelactone hydrolase~KEGG: rec:RHECIAT_CH0001184 putative hydrolase protein), with product MKTTRLFLCLIAFLSVTLAGNPADADELVHFESAPVKLSPFRISKAREQGEILSQPQGTPLLGYLSRPQGDGPFPAVVVLHGCEGMRLSVKELWPKRLAAWGYVVLVVDSFTSRNIKDTCQNRLPDRVFDAYGALNFLSKQSFVDARRVALMGFSTGGTATLEGTKIEGNEQLMDSKFRAAVAYYPLCAATQGDATVPILILTGERDNWSPADRCRKRLAKLSDDSPPIELNIYKGTYHDFDAPEFKVGRRVLGHIEKYNPDAARKSIRSVRTFLRNYILN from the coding sequence GTGAAAACCACGAGACTTTTTCTTTGCCTCATCGCTTTTCTCAGCGTCACGCTCGCTGGAAACCCGGCTGATGCCGACGAGCTGGTTCACTTCGAAAGCGCGCCCGTCAAGCTCAGCCCATTTCGGATAAGCAAGGCGAGAGAACAGGGAGAAATTCTTTCTCAACCGCAAGGTACGCCCCTGCTGGGATATCTATCCCGCCCCCAGGGTGATGGCCCTTTCCCGGCAGTCGTCGTTCTGCATGGATGCGAGGGCATGCGTTTGAGCGTCAAGGAGCTTTGGCCGAAACGGCTGGCCGCATGGGGCTACGTCGTGCTGGTCGTCGATAGCTTCACCTCCCGCAACATCAAGGACACCTGTCAAAACCGTCTCCCCGATCGGGTCTTCGACGCCTATGGCGCTTTGAATTTTTTATCGAAGCAAAGCTTCGTCGATGCCAGGCGCGTTGCCCTGATGGGCTTTTCAACCGGCGGCACGGCGACGCTGGAGGGAACAAAAATCGAAGGCAACGAACAGCTGATGGACAGCAAGTTCAGGGCGGCGGTTGCCTACTATCCCCTCTGCGCGGCAACTCAGGGCGATGCGACGGTGCCGATCTTGATTTTAACTGGCGAACGAGACAATTGGAGCCCGGCTGACCGATGCCGGAAGAGGCTTGCCAAGCTGAGTGACGATAGCCCGCCCATCGAGCTCAATATCTACAAGGGCACTTACCACGATTTTGACGCCCCGGAATTTAAGGTGGGACGGAGGGTGTTGGGCCACATCGAAAAATACAATCCGGACGCCGCACGAAAGTCCATCCGCAGCGTTCGCACATTCCTTCGAAACTACATCTTGAACTAA
- a CDS encoding conserved hypothetical protein (KEGG: ret:RHE_CH01091 hypothetical protein), with translation MDPSIAPASRAAVVTPNDTAIVGARALYIGTTGDVAIAPRRDMDPVIFKSVPAGTILPVHAAIVALTGTTASNIVALF, from the coding sequence ATGGACCCTTCGATTGCTCCGGCCTCGCGGGCCGCAGTGGTGACGCCGAACGATACCGCCATTGTCGGTGCCCGCGCTCTCTATATCGGCACGACGGGTGACGTTGCCATTGCGCCGCGCCGGGACATGGATCCTGTCATCTTCAAGAGCGTGCCGGCCGGGACGATCCTGCCGGTTCATGCCGCCATCGTGGCGCTGACCGGGACTACGGCATCCAACATCGTCGCGCTGTTCTAG
- a CDS encoding putative terminase small subunit protein (KEGG: ret:RHE_CH01092 putative terminase small subunit protein): protein MGRPIKFTQALADRICERIADRESLRSICRDEGMPAMSSVLSWLADDDKAGFRAKYALAREIQADGFVDEMVEIADDRADDWIEKKNASGETTGWQENGEAIRRSQLRIATRQWVAAKLKPKKYGSKVEPDRGAVTGEVSQLLEDINGKTRGLPNGN, encoded by the coding sequence ATGGGCAGACCCATCAAGTTCACCCAGGCGCTTGCCGACAGGATTTGCGAGCGTATCGCCGACAGGGAAAGCCTCCGGTCGATCTGCCGGGATGAGGGGATGCCGGCGATGTCGAGCGTGCTCTCCTGGCTCGCCGATGACGACAAGGCCGGTTTTCGGGCCAAATACGCCCTAGCGCGCGAGATTCAGGCGGATGGTTTTGTCGACGAGATGGTCGAGATTGCCGATGACCGCGCAGACGACTGGATCGAAAAGAAGAACGCGAGCGGCGAGACCACCGGCTGGCAGGAGAATGGCGAGGCCATAAGGCGTTCGCAGCTCCGCATCGCCACTCGTCAATGGGTCGCCGCGAAGCTGAAGCCGAAGAAATACGGTTCCAAGGTCGAGCCCGACCGTGGCGCCGTGACCGGCGAGGTTTCGCAGTTGCTGGAAGATATCAATGGCAAGACGCGCGGACTTCCAAACGGCAATTGA
- a CDS encoding hypothetical protein (KEGG: ret:RHE_CH01093 putative terminase large subunit protein) produces MARRADFQTAIDQFSDWRWRLNNLYWITDKAGKRVRFEMNWTQMTFFEQMHYLNVLLKARQLGLTTFIQIFMLDACVFNRDIRAGTIAHTLGDVQAIFRDKIKYPYDNLPDGIRNAVPVVRANQTELLLGNNSSIRVGTSLRSGTLQYLHISEYGKLCAKYPDKAREVRTGALNKAGEEHRKRLAAAEAAEQAAKDTLEIEIQSYELQLSEKNRACAVTAADRQWLLRH; encoded by the coding sequence ATGGCAAGACGCGCGGACTTCCAAACGGCAATTGACCAGTTTTCCGACTGGCGCTGGCGTCTGAATAATCTTTATTGGATCACCGACAAGGCAGGCAAACGCGTCAGGTTCGAGATGAACTGGACGCAGATGACCTTTTTCGAGCAGATGCATTATCTGAATGTGCTGCTGAAAGCCCGCCAGCTGGGTCTCACGACCTTCATTCAGATCTTCATGCTCGATGCCTGCGTCTTCAACCGGGATATCCGCGCCGGCACCATCGCCCATACGCTGGGCGACGTGCAGGCGATCTTCCGGGACAAGATTAAATACCCTTATGACAATCTGCCGGATGGTATCCGCAACGCCGTGCCTGTCGTCAGAGCCAACCAGACCGAACTGCTGCTTGGCAATAATTCGAGCATTCGTGTCGGCACCTCGCTGCGCTCGGGAACGCTGCAATATCTCCACATCTCCGAATATGGAAAGCTTTGCGCGAAATATCCTGACAAGGCGAGGGAAGTCCGCACCGGCGCTTTGAATAAGGCCGGCGAAGAGCACCGCAAGCGCCTTGCGGCCGCCGAGGCCGCCGAGCAGGCCGCCAAAGACACACTCGAAATCGAGATCCAATCCTATGAGCTTCAGCTTTCGGAAAAGAACCGCGCTTGCGCTGTCACTGCTGCTGATCGTCAGTGGCTGCTCCGCCACTGA
- a CDS encoding conserved hypothetical protein (KEGG: rec:RHECIAT_CH0001190 hypothetical protein), translated as MTKGQAAAGIALPPLPDDLRRQEAHAPVVEGEPVIAILARERQALNRANARQGRTIQFYDDLTSRYGTRQ; from the coding sequence GTGACGAAGGGGCAGGCGGCGGCCGGCATCGCTCTGCCGCCGTTGCCGGACGATCTCCGCCGCCAGGAAGCGCATGCGCCTGTTGTCGAAGGCGAGCCTGTCATCGCCATCCTCGCCCGCGAGCGCCAGGCGCTCAACCGCGCCAACGCCCGCCAGGGGCGCACCATTCAATTCTACGACGACCTCACCAGCAGATATGGAACACGCCAATGA
- a CDS encoding conserved hypothetical protein (KEGG: rec:RHECIAT_CH0001192 hypothetical protein) — protein sequence MTSNDDILRALGRVEGRLTGIEENVALLRNEVSDEKTNAHDSRAVIHKRLDEQARQIAHLDTRVAISGGADALIREEIRTLKETVEKNQEAVGPALEEWKRMKTIGYGISGLIAFAGLTIGGTIAYASDGAVAALRHWLKIN from the coding sequence ATGACATCCAATGACGATATCCTGCGCGCCCTCGGGCGCGTCGAGGGCAGGCTGACCGGCATCGAGGAAAACGTGGCACTTCTACGCAATGAGGTCAGCGACGAAAAGACCAACGCCCATGATAGCCGCGCCGTGATCCACAAGCGGCTCGACGAGCAGGCCAGGCAGATCGCCCATCTCGATACCCGGGTGGCAATCAGCGGCGGCGCGGATGCGCTGATCCGCGAGGAAATCAGAACCCTCAAGGAGACCGTCGAGAAGAACCAGGAGGCGGTGGGGCCGGCGCTTGAAGAGTGGAAACGGATGAAGACGATCGGCTACGGGATATCCGGGTTGATTGCCTTTGCCGGACTGACGATCGGCGGCACCATTGCCTATGCGAGCGATGGCGCGGTGGCGGCACTTCGGCATTGGTTGAAGATCAATTGA
- a CDS encoding conserved hypothetical protein (KEGG: rec:RHECIAT_CH0001193 hypothetical protein), giving the protein MKSMDNRQVRIPGPREHDVAEHCRKFGIGSAEEKKLKKLLGSRAPLHEIQANAPPRQPRWR; this is encoded by the coding sequence ATGAAGAGTATGGACAACCGCCAAGTTCGCATTCCCGGCCCGCGAGAGCACGATGTTGCGGAGCATTGCCGCAAGTTTGGCATCGGCTCTGCCGAGGAGAAGAAGCTGAAGAAACTTCTCGGGTCGCGGGCGCCGCTCCATGAAATCCAGGCCAATGCTCCGCCGCGCCAGCCAAGGTGGCGTTAG